A segment of the Microthrixaceae bacterium genome:
ACCAGCGGACATGGACGCGATCTCGTCGGTCGCCGGGAGACACGGTCTGCACATCGTGGAGGACTCAGCGCAAAGTCATGGGGCAGCCCTCGGAACGCGACGGGTCGGCTCGTTCGGGCTCGGCTGCTTCTCGTTGTACGGAACCAAGAATGTCACGACGGGCGAAGGCGGGCTCGTGACGACCAACGACGACGCGTTGGCCGACCGGATTGCAGTTCTCCGCAATCAAGGGATGCGCGCCCGCTACCAATACGAGGTTCCCGGGCACAACTATCGCCTGACCGACCTCCAGGCCGCAGTGGGAATACCCCAGCTTGAGCGCCTCGACACGATCAACGATCGCCGGAACCGAAACGCCGCTGTCCTGACCGAGGGCCTCAGCGGGATTCCGGGTCTGCTCACGCCGATCGCCCACGCTGGGCGCCACCACGTCTGGCATCAGTACACAGTTCGTATCACCCCCGATGCGGCGCTCGCGCGAGACGAGTTGGTGGAAGCACTGAACAGCCGCGGCGTCGGTGCGGGCGTCTACTACCCCCGCACCGTGTTCGATTACGACTGCTACCGGTCGCACCCGCAAGTCGTCACAGCGCAGACTCCGAATGCGACGGCAATCGCCTCACAGGTCCTGTCGCTTCCGGTGCACCCGAAGTTGTCCGACGACGACCTCTCCACGATCGTCACCACCGTCCGAAGCCTTCTCGCTCCGTAGGCCAGCGCCCCGTCAGCCCACCCCGCTCGTTCTCCGATAACCAGTGGTCGTGATCACGACCGCTGGTTATCGGAGAACGGCGACCGCGGCGAACGGCGACCGCGGCGGGGTCAGCGGGGTCAGCGGTGTCAGAGGCGTCAGCGGTCGAAGGCCTCGAGCGCCGCGTCGCGGGCGATATCCGGCGGGATGTTCCACGCGACGAGTTGGCGTTCGACCACACCCAACGGTTCGCCGGCCCGTGCGAGCGCGTCGGCCGCCAGGAACGCGTTCGCCACGGCGTTGGGCGTGCGCGACGCGTCGAACCACCGGTCGTGTGCGAGTTGAAGCGAGTCCGGCAGGTGTTCGATTCGTCGAGCGCTCACCGCCGGGAACCTCGTTCGCAACGCGAGGCGGTGTTCGCTCACCCGCGCCGCCAACCCGAACTGGCACGCCCGCACCAGGCTGCGCTGAATCGCGGCGCTCTTGACGAGGTTGTCGCCGAGGCCGAGCGCCAGGCCGGTCTCGGCAAGGTCGACACGGATGCCGCCGGGGTGTTCGATCAATCCGCGTGCGAAGCGGCGGACCAACCAGGTGGTCGAGGGGCCGAGAATCGGTAGCCAGAACCGCTCCACATAGTCCCCGCGCGGATCATGCCCCGTACGTTCCACCTCGGCATCGTGCCACGGCACCACTTCGAGGGTGCGTTCGAACGGAGGGCGCTTGACCCCCGAGGCCTTGGCCTCCGAAGCCTTGGCTGCCGTCCTGCCGACACGGCGCTCCTCGGCACTCGGGGAGGTACCTGCCGGATGGTCCTCGGAGCCGTCCGGCCTCGCCGAAGCGCCGGGCTGAGCAGAAGTGTCCGGCTGGGCAGAAGTGCCCGGCTGGTCGGAGGGGGCCGGCTGGGCGGAGCGTGCAGCGGGTGAAATGGTGGATGTGGCGGGTGCCATGACGGCTCCTGGATCGTTGATCGATGAAGGCAGGTCTCCTGCGATACGGGGAAGGGTCTGACCATCTCATGTCGGACCGCTTCGGCGCAGTGGGGGGTTTCCCCCCTCGCACCGGAAATCGAAAGGCGACCGGATACGTTGTGCCGATGAGCGAGACGACCGCCTCCGCTGACCCGATCGAACATGCCACGCTCCTCGTCGACCAAGCAGAGCGGATACTCGTGCTCAGCGGCGCTGGCATCTCCACCGACTCGGGAATCCCCGACTTTCGTGGGCCGAAAGGCGTGTGGACCCGCAATCCCGATGCCGAGAAGCTGTCCTCGATCGA
Coding sequences within it:
- a CDS encoding DegT/DnrJ/EryC1/StrS family aminotransferase, with amino-acid sequence MIPISSVDVPEEAETLVLEVLRSGMLASGPKVAELERLAAQMAGTKHALAVNNGTTALVVALESLQLQPGDEVITTPFTFVATLNAILEAGATARFADIGDDYLIDPASIESLINDRTRVVMPVHLYGQPADMDAISSVAGRHGLHIVEDSAQSHGAALGTRRVGSFGLGCFSLYGTKNVTTGEGGLVTTNDDALADRIAVLRNQGMRARYQYEVPGHNYRLTDLQAAVGIPQLERLDTINDRRNRNAAVLTEGLSGIPGLLTPIAHAGRHHVWHQYTVRITPDAALARDELVEALNSRGVGAGVYYPRTVFDYDCYRSHPQVVTAQTPNATAIASQVLSLPVHPKLSDDDLSTIVTTVRSLLAP